GCCTTTAATTCATCGATTAATGTTCCAGGAAAAGTAATTATGAGAAGAACATCATCTTCTAAAATATGAGTCAAATTTTCGTAAAGGCCTACTCCACCTCCTTGAAGTAATACAATATCTATCATCATTCTCTTCATGTGCCACGATAGAAATTCCGCTACAGCTCTACTTGCTCCAATACCCATTACATAAACTTTTTTATTTTTTTCTATATAGCTTACAGCTCGATCTAATTCTTCTGGATCTATTTCTCTAAGAAATTCTTCTAACCCTTTAAGATCTGATTTAACCATTTTATCAACTATATCGTGACTAGTATTAAAGTTATACCAATTTTCTTTGATTCTTTTAGATGGTGTTTTAGCATTGCTTAGTTCTTTAATTACATATGATTTTAAATCTGAGAAACCTTTAAATCCAATTGACCTTGACGTTCGTATAATAGTGGCATCGCTTACTCCTATTTCTTTTCCCAATTCTAAAGCAGATAGTATAGCTACTTTTTGTGGAAACTTCCCCATAAATTCTAGAATCTTTTTCTCTCCTTTTGTTAAACCTTTATAATTATTTTTATAATACTTTAAAAAATTTATCATTATACCTCCTCAACTATTTTAAAACAATTAATCCCATTATACCTTAAATAATTGTTTTTATAAAAAAAAGCTAATATTGTTTGTAAATTCTTTGATTTGATATATATTTTTAAAATATTCATAATGATATCATCTTTAATTTTCCTATTTAATATGCTATCTAATTTATTATTTGAATTTTG
This sequence is a window from Psychrilyobacter atlanticus DSM 19335. Protein-coding genes within it:
- a CDS encoding MurR/RpiR family transcriptional regulator; its protein translation is MINFLKYYKNNYKGLTKGEKKILEFMGKFPQKVAILSALELGKEIGVSDATIIRTSRSIGFKGFSDLKSYVIKELSNAKTPSKRIKENWYNFNTSHDIVDKMVKSDLKGLEEFLREIDPEELDRAVSYIEKNKKVYVMGIGASRAVAEFLSWHMKRMMIDIVLLQGGGVGLYENLTHILEDDVLLIITFPGTLIDELKAAEIAKSKKAKIVTVTGSLFSEINLISDVVFKVNGENESFFNSYVVVMEFCNILLMALLEQNKEKIYKELESKRVEMDFLYLNTK